One Shewanella sp. MR-4 DNA window includes the following coding sequences:
- the fadE gene encoding acyl-CoA dehydrogenase FadE yields MTTLLWIIAMILVLGALAYLRVSLLTATIAAAVVMTAGWTLDVVGPISWIIFLVIALPLNISAFRQNVISRPLMKMYRGIMPEMSSTEKEAIEAGTTWWEADLFAGNPNWKKLHNYPVARLSADEQAFLDGPVEEVCRMVNQHQVSHQLADLPAEVWQYLKDHGFFAMIIKKKYGGLEYSAYAQSRVLQKLAGLSSELASTVGVPNSLGPGELLQHYGTPEQQNHYLPRLAKGLEVPCFALTSPEAGSDAGSIPDFGIVCKGQWEGEEVLGMRLTWNKRYITLAPVATVLGLAFKLRDPEHLLGDKEELGITCALIPTDVEGVETGRRHFPLNCMFQNGPTRGKDVFVPLSFIIGGPKMAGQGWRMLVECLSVGRGITLPSNSAGGVKTAALATGAYARIRRQFKLPIGKLEGIEEPMARIGGNAYLMDAVTSLTTTGIDLGEKPSVISAIVKYHLTDRMQKCVIDAMDIHGGKGVCLGPNNYLGRGYQAAPIAITVEGANILTRSMIIYGQGAIRCHPYVLAEMESAFDTESGQGLANFDAAIFGHIGFATSNFVRSFWLGLTSSRFSNAPYSDKTKRYYQHMNRFSANLALLSDLAMATLGGNLKRKERISARLGDLLSQLYLASATLKRYQDEGRQTDDLPLVQWAVEDALYKLQASLDDLLDNFPMGLGGVLRAIMFPFGRPLKRPSDVLDHKVAKIMQTPCESRDRLGKGQFWTNSEHNAVGIQEQTLKDILAAEPLFDKVCKASGKRLPFMWLDKVAAEGKALGVLSDSEVQLLERAEIGRMKSINVDDFDPAELRPEVVSTTSQERAA; encoded by the coding sequence GTGACTACCCTACTTTGGATCATCGCCATGATCTTAGTGCTAGGAGCCCTAGCTTACCTTCGGGTATCTTTGCTCACTGCCACTATTGCAGCCGCTGTTGTGATGACAGCCGGATGGACACTCGATGTTGTTGGCCCTATCTCTTGGATTATCTTCCTAGTGATCGCGCTGCCCCTCAATATCAGTGCATTTAGACAAAATGTTATCAGTCGCCCACTGATGAAGATGTACCGTGGCATCATGCCCGAAATGTCTTCTACCGAAAAAGAAGCGATTGAAGCCGGTACCACTTGGTGGGAAGCCGATCTGTTTGCGGGTAACCCGAACTGGAAAAAACTCCACAACTACCCTGTCGCTCGTTTAAGTGCCGATGAGCAAGCCTTCTTAGACGGTCCAGTTGAAGAAGTGTGCCGCATGGTGAACCAACATCAAGTATCACATCAACTGGCTGATTTGCCTGCTGAAGTATGGCAATACCTGAAAGATCACGGCTTCTTCGCCATGATTATCAAGAAAAAATACGGCGGTTTAGAGTACTCAGCCTACGCCCAATCACGCGTGCTGCAAAAGCTTGCGGGTTTAAGCAGCGAGCTGGCATCCACTGTAGGTGTACCTAACTCCTTAGGCCCTGGCGAACTGTTACAACACTATGGTACGCCTGAGCAGCAAAACCATTACCTGCCACGTTTAGCCAAAGGTTTAGAAGTCCCTTGTTTCGCATTAACTAGCCCTGAGGCTGGTAGCGACGCGGGTTCTATCCCTGACTTTGGTATCGTGTGTAAAGGTCAATGGGAAGGCGAAGAAGTCTTAGGTATGCGCTTAACCTGGAACAAGCGTTATATCACCCTAGCGCCAGTTGCGACTGTATTAGGTCTGGCGTTTAAACTGCGTGACCCTGAACACCTATTAGGCGACAAAGAAGAACTGGGCATTACCTGCGCGCTGATCCCAACTGATGTTGAAGGCGTTGAAACAGGCCGTCGTCACTTCCCGCTGAACTGTATGTTCCAAAACGGTCCAACTCGCGGTAAAGACGTATTCGTACCATTAAGCTTTATCATTGGTGGTCCGAAAATGGCTGGCCAAGGCTGGCGTATGCTGGTTGAGTGTTTGTCTGTTGGCCGTGGTATCACACTGCCATCAAACTCTGCCGGTGGCGTAAAAACCGCAGCGCTTGCAACGGGTGCCTATGCGCGTATTCGTCGTCAATTCAAACTGCCGATTGGTAAGTTAGAAGGGATTGAAGAGCCAATGGCACGCATCGGTGGTAACGCCTACCTGATGGATGCAGTGACCTCATTAACCACCACTGGTATCGACTTAGGTGAAAAACCTTCGGTTATCTCGGCTATCGTGAAATATCACCTGACCGATCGTATGCAGAAATGCGTTATCGACGCCATGGATATCCACGGTGGTAAGGGTGTGTGTTTAGGCCCGAACAACTACTTAGGTCGTGGCTATCAAGCGGCTCCGATTGCGATTACCGTTGAAGGTGCAAACATCCTGACACGTTCGATGATCATCTATGGTCAAGGTGCAATCCGTTGTCATCCTTATGTATTGGCTGAAATGGAGTCAGCGTTTGACACTGAGTCTGGCCAAGGCTTAGCCAACTTCGATGCAGCCATCTTCGGTCACATTGGTTTTGCGACCAGTAACTTTGTCCGTAGCTTCTGGTTAGGTCTGACATCAAGCCGTTTCTCTAACGCGCCTTACTCAGATAAAACCAAGCGTTATTATCAACATATGAACCGTTTCAGTGCCAACCTAGCCCTGCTGTCAGACTTAGCCATGGCAACCTTAGGCGGTAACTTAAAACGTAAAGAACGTATTTCTGCCCGTTTAGGCGATCTGTTAAGCCAGTTATACCTTGCTTCTGCAACTTTAAAACGTTACCAAGATGAAGGCCGTCAAACCGACGATCTACCACTGGTGCAATGGGCGGTTGAAGATGCTCTGTACAAGTTACAGGCTTCATTAGACGATTTACTGGATAACTTCCCTATGGGTCTAGGCGGCGTACTACGTGCCATCATGTTCCCATTCGGCCGTCCACTGAAACGTCCAAGCGATGTGTTGGACCATAAAGTGGCTAAGATCATGCAAACCCCTTGTGAAAGCCGTGATCGTTTAGGTAAAGGCCAATTCTGGACTAACTCTGAGCACAATGCTGTGGGTATCCAAGAGCAAACGCTGAAGGATATTCTGGCTGCCGAACCTTTATTCGATAAAGTCTGTAAGGCCAGTGGCAAGCGTTTACCTTTCATGTGGTTAGATAAAGTCGCCGCTGAAGGTAAAGCCTTAGGGGTATTAAGCGACAGCGAAGTACAACTGTTGGAACGTGCCGAAATCGGCCGTATGAAGTCTATCAATGTGGATGACTTTGACCCAGCAGAGCTGCGCCCTGAAGTGGTATCTACCACTTCACAGGAACGCGCAGCCTAA
- a CDS encoding DUF3108 domain-containing protein — translation MRTIPTLFVSLALTHSVFAMAAPTPLTPQTAEYQVNYGDIELGKAKYQLPAMEDGIYKYRFDSDLSLLLLTDVRHVLSEFAQDGNQLLPLRYLHERQGVGPNFIEQTAFAKGQGMIHTRYKDEKGKFPFEGDIFDPLMVQLQFRLDISAGKEVLDYKMIKSNELDEYKFHVIGKERMTIESGSYDTVKIEVVRDNNKRQTFFWMAPDLAYLPVRLTHFEKGSKQLDIKLLNYHFDDVPVEVVPAAVEAATVETDVATEQKVPKLLGTGAN, via the coding sequence TTGCGCACAATTCCAACGTTATTCGTGAGTCTCGCACTCACCCACAGCGTATTTGCGATGGCGGCGCCAACGCCTTTAACGCCTCAAACTGCTGAATATCAAGTTAATTATGGTGATATTGAGTTGGGTAAGGCCAAGTATCAACTGCCCGCCATGGAGGATGGGATCTACAAATATCGCTTCGACAGCGATCTTAGCCTGTTATTACTGACCGATGTGCGCCATGTGCTGAGTGAGTTTGCCCAGGATGGCAATCAATTATTACCCCTGCGCTATTTGCATGAGCGCCAAGGTGTCGGCCCGAATTTTATCGAGCAAACCGCCTTTGCCAAGGGGCAAGGGATGATCCACACCCGTTATAAGGATGAAAAAGGTAAATTCCCCTTCGAAGGCGATATTTTCGATCCGTTAATGGTGCAGTTGCAGTTTCGTCTCGATATCAGCGCTGGTAAAGAAGTGCTTGATTATAAGATGATTAAATCTAACGAACTCGATGAATACAAATTCCATGTGATTGGTAAGGAACGGATGACAATTGAGAGTGGCAGTTACGATACAGTCAAAATTGAGGTCGTGCGGGACAATAATAAACGCCAAACCTTCTTCTGGATGGCGCCGGATTTAGCCTACCTCCCCGTTCGTCTAACGCACTTTGAAAAAGGCAGTAAACAGCTGGATATCAAACTGCTGAATTATCATTTCGACGATGTGCCAGTCGAAGTCGTGCCCGCAGCCGTTGAAGCCGCTACCGTTGAAACAGATGTTGCGACGGAGCAGAAAGTGCCTAAACTCCTCGGCACAGGCGCGAATTAA
- a CDS encoding class II glutamine amidotransferase → MCELLAMSANVPTDIVFSFTGLAQRGGVTGPHVDGWGITFYEGRGSRTFKDACPSSESHIAKLIKSYPIKSEVVISHIRQANRGCVSLENTHPFTRELWGRYWTYAHNGQLSDYQAKFQVSRYQSVGDTDSELAFCWILEQVVAKFGDRRPEDMQAVFRFVATLAEQIRALGVFNMILSDGEYLMSYCSNNLCYITRRAPFGKAKLIDTDVVIDFDKETTPHDVVTVIATRPLTENEDWQVMQPGNWKLFRLGELLIDL, encoded by the coding sequence ATGTGTGAGTTACTGGCGATGAGCGCCAATGTGCCGACCGATATTGTGTTTAGTTTTACTGGGTTAGCACAGCGTGGTGGCGTCACTGGGCCCCATGTCGACGGTTGGGGGATCACTTTCTATGAGGGCCGTGGCAGCCGTACGTTTAAAGATGCTTGCCCGAGTAGTGAGTCGCACATTGCAAAATTAATCAAATCCTATCCGATTAAAAGCGAGGTGGTGATAAGCCATATTCGTCAGGCCAATCGCGGCTGTGTTTCCCTTGAAAATACCCACCCATTCACCCGTGAGTTGTGGGGGCGTTATTGGACCTATGCCCATAATGGTCAGTTAAGCGACTATCAGGCAAAGTTTCAGGTGTCACGCTATCAGAGTGTCGGCGATACCGACAGCGAGCTGGCTTTTTGCTGGATATTGGAGCAAGTCGTGGCCAAGTTTGGTGACCGCCGCCCAGAGGATATGCAAGCGGTGTTTCGATTTGTGGCTACGCTTGCCGAACAAATCCGCGCCCTTGGGGTGTTTAATATGATCCTCAGCGATGGCGAATACTTGATGAGCTATTGCAGTAATAATCTGTGTTACATCACCCGCAGGGCACCGTTTGGCAAGGCAAAATTAATTGATACCGATGTCGTGATTGATTTTGATAAAGAAACCACGCCACACGATGTCGTGACTGTAATTGCGACTCGGCCGCTCACCGAAAACGAAGACTGGCAGGTGATGCAGCCTGGCAATTGGAAGTTGTTCCGCTTAGGTGAGCTGCTTATCGACTTGTAA